The nucleotide sequence gatgacaataaatctgttgaacaatatcttattttattttgatccgcatgtggatccgtttcaactattagtgatatttgatattacactctgttaaagttgaaatgaatctatctttgcttccgctgtgcatttatatattgtgttgtttgtctatgatgatgccaactacgtcactatactccccaccgggcccaccggtgacacgtggaaattaggggtgtgacaggttggtatcagagccaactctgagtgaattaaacactggccttttgtgtttaatctcagttacacaattgcacattcctcgattctcgagtctagacaaagaacttaggaaatatccaaattttttttttcttttctaactttgtcttatatatattttgttgtgccacttgtttgatttttgacaggatcaccaaaatgccgccacgtatgagaggaagaggaaggggacaagGAGCATATGTAGCCCCAAACGACCATGAAGCCGGACCTTCGCACAGGCGAACACCTTCAGGCTCCCATAACACAGATGCTCAAAATCTGTGGAGATCCTTTACTGAACCCGCAAGGCACTCAGTTTCACAGAGTACCTCACCTTCTATCCCATACTCCTTTGGGCCTCAatcagaaaatgagccccacaactctcACCAGTCCTATATCCCTCTCCAAGGACACCAATCACCCTTTGACCAACCATCACCTGTTTTCCAAGGCCTGTTCAACCCTGCTGACTACCTTGATGTGCctatgggttttaacccacttggaccagaAGACCATTTCCCTGGCGACAATGCGATGGAGGTCGATGAAGATACCGATCCCTCAATGCCACCATCTGGAACTCCGAACCACCCtatcgagatttctgatgggtTACCTTTTGTGGGATCACCATACAATGGTCCCGACAGCTTTGAGGTGAGATTTAGGCAGCATGACTGGGTAtttacccctagttaccataactctccccTGCACCAGCCACAACACAGCTCTCCCTTGCACTCCCAGCAAAAGCAGCCACAGCAACAGCAAAATCCTTCTGAGGATTTCCGGCGTGATGTGGTCactccaccgccgccaccacctccggttttgcctcctccgcctccgaGGCGAAGAGGAAGGAACGCACGGATTTCCGCACGAGGGGGAATATGcatcggcacccctccacattcaggtagcagccgatA is from Helianthus annuus cultivar XRQ/B chromosome 9, HanXRQr2.0-SUNRISE, whole genome shotgun sequence and encodes:
- the LOC110876631 gene encoding extensin-like — encoded protein: MRGRGRGQGAYVAPNDHEAGPSHRRTPSGSHNTDAQNLWRSFTEPARHSVSQSTSPSIPYSFGPQSENEPHNSHQSYIPLQGHQSPFDQPSPVFQGLFNPADYLDVPMGFNPLGPEDHFPGDNAMEVDEDTDPSMPPSGTPNHPIEISDGLPFVGSPYNGPDSFEVRFRQHDWVFTPSYHNSPLHQPQHSSPLHSQQKQPQQQQNPSEDFRRDVVTPPPPPPPVLPPPPPRRRGRNARISARGGICIGTPPHSGSSRYSPLHEEPEMGESSHPVSEVTSAPIAPPPPQDFGNPIPAYTSAAAYNPFEQTFPPGYNFTEDPYWVAANYNSLNPEGTFGGPWTTEQPTYGYPAYGYQQPQPPQPPHYPLPPPSPMMSPPQVQEILQGINDVRREMRHELREERRHNRGMFKKMNLNLNLEICPSD